The DNA window ATAACCGTAGAGCTCGCGACCAGTATGCGCGTCTTAAAtctgtggaggaggaggagggaggacaGACACCTGCGCGAAGGGGGAGAAAGCCTTCTCGAGTCAAAATAACGCTTTCCCCGACCTGGACCTCTAtgtaaaatcaaatgttttttgtttacaaatgaaataaaaaacgctgcaacaaactttttttttgtttacgtTTCTTTATTCGATACACACATCTTTAAACTTTTGTAAGGAGCACGCCCCGTGATGACCTCTGCGAGAGCGAGCGGGGCAGCGTCCTTTCAGAAAGTCAGACACcatatcatcatttttaaacacatcgTTATATTGTACAGAGAAAGTATTTTACCGACGGATAACCCCTGAGCCTTGTGACATAGATAAAAAATGCAATGTTGCCCGCAAACGACAGACATAGGGTGCTGAAGTTGACGATCGTGATAGAGTATTTTGTCAGAGCGGCCTTCCAGAAACTCTGAGATGACCGAGGGATAGTGAGCAAAGTCGGGAGGGAATCCGTAAGAGTCAAAAAAAGTGGAGGAACCGTCCTTTTCCAGAGTCAGAGCCAGCCAGTGTTCTCCCCTCAAGTGCGAGGGGTGAGTGTTTACTATAAAGTAGGCGGGGGGTTTAAAGTCGCGCCTCAAAAAGGCCAGCTGGTCCGAGGCCCAAACCCCGCAGAAAACGTCTCCCAAGGCGCGATGTAGAATGTGCTCCAGCTGAAGGTTAtccatgtatatatttttttagtaataATCCACCAGCACCTGTCTTTTAGAGTCAATCTCCAAAATTGAGTCGTAGCAGGCGTACACTATGAGAGTGGTGGTCTGAGGCAGAGGAACTCTGAATCTCATCTCCAGCCTCAAATTCCCGTTGGAGACGGGAGACAGGGCGTCAGCATCCTCGCTGGGTTCCAGATTAAAGGCAAACAGGGCGTAACCTTCATTAAATTCCCGGCGGTCGATGCTCAGAGGTAAATCTTTGAGGTGTCTCCCCGTGGCGGAAAACATGTGATAAAACTCCCTGACCGAATTTCCGCGGTCAAACTGTGGCTGGAAAGCTTTGGCGGGCACCTGCCTGCCGTCCTGACACAACGCCAGATACTCCACATCGTTGTGTCTAAAGTTGAAAGGCGACAGATCCCTCCTCCCGGTGAAGGCGTCGTGATGAACCATGCCCAGGACCACGTATTTGGGCATGGCTCCCAGAAAGAGATTCTCTTGGTTGCAGATCCTGGAATTTTCAGGGATGGAGTAGGTTTTCACAGAAACGCGCGAAAGAGGATAGAGGGCGTTTCCTTTCATCAGGGCCGCGGCGTGCCCCAGACTGACGGCCGGCGAGACTGTGACCTTTTTAACAAACAGAGAGGCCGAAGTTATTTTCAGGGCAAATCCCGAGTTCCCATCAGACTGAAGGCATCGCTGTTGCGTATCAATTTAATTCTCAAATCCACAGAGTTCAGCAGGAGCCTCTCGCAGAAGAAAATATCAGCGTGGAGGGGACCCAGCAGGTCCACTTCTCGCGACTCGGCCGTGAAAACGGCTCTCTGTTTTATCCCTTTGTTCGGCCCGTTGCTTATAACTATAGAATCCATGTCTCCGGCAGTGTCTTTGTAAAACAGACCGGCGCTGAATTGACTCTTTAGAGTGTCTTCTGAAAAGTTGAGCAGCGTCTCGATCATGGCCCTGTAAGGATGGGTGGCGCTGGACTGCGAAATCAATCGATCCCCCAGAATAACGTCGCACTGACTGAAAATTGTGTTGAGAGGATAATTGATGAGGGCTACCCCTGCATCGGGTGGGATGTTGCTCCCGTCCCTTTCCGTAATTTTCACTCTCAGATGGAGCATGGTGTCGTTCAGATCGAGATACTTTTCCCCGTCTCCGGGGATGAAAAATTCAATGGGTGAGTTGTCGTTCAAAGCAGAGAGGGGCTGACATTCCTGATATTTTTTATCCTCTATGGATAGCTGGGTCATGGGAGCCGAAAATAGATCCAGTTCGGCAAGGGTGCATTCGGCAGATTTCTTGTGTAAGagagacattttttatttatttatttattttcttctaaaATATGTCCGAGCTCCTCTGGGGCTTCCTTCTCTTCCCGCTGCCAGCC is part of the Maylandia zebra isolate NMK-2024a linkage group LG3, Mzebra_GT3a, whole genome shotgun sequence genome and encodes:
- the LOC143416694 gene encoding uncharacterized protein F54H12.2-like codes for the protein MAARLPQDPHRFVRYYEGQVGAKPHLKTAATNIATDAVKRVMGKLTEPRQEGAGGMMVLSRRKRKRPPGERIKDKSLSIEDKKYQECQPLSALNDNSPIEFFIPGDGEKYLDLNDTMLHLRVKITERDGSNIPPDAGVALINYPLNTIFSQCDVILGDRLISQSSATHPYRAMIETLLNFSEDTLKSQFSAGLFYKDTAGDMDSIVISNGPNKGIKQRAVFTAESREVDLLGPLHADIFFCERLLLNSVTVSPAVSLGHAAALMKGNALYPLSRVSVKTYSIPENSRICNQENLFLGAMPKYVVLGMVHHDAFTGRRDLSPFNFRHNDVEYLALCQDGRQVPAKAFQPQFDRGNSVREFYHMFSATGRHLKDLPLSIDRREFNEGYALFAFNLEPSEDADALSPVSNGNLRLEMRFRVPLPQTTTLIVYACYDSILEIDSKRQVLVDYY